The Clupea harengus chromosome 5, Ch_v2.0.2, whole genome shotgun sequence genomic sequence CTAACAATAGCAAGGTTGAAGTCACTTAATGAAATAAATAGCTGAAATGACAAATTTCTCCAACATATTAACCGAATGAATGCATTTGTAGAAAGGACAGAATGGTTTAGTGTTTCTACTTTCTGAAAGTAGATATGGACGAGGACTGGACAGGTGCAGCTGTAAGCACTTCCTGAAAGATGTTGTTGTGATACTACAAGATTCACAGTTGCTATAGCGAAAATGATTACATTGTGAGGTAACCATGCAATTTGTCCACCATGCCAGCCTGCCACATTGAGTTCTAGACTAACCAAATATTAGTTTAACAATTTGATTTTATTGTGAAGAATATCAAAATCCCTACCTTCTGTGATAAAATCAGAAAAATACACATAGTAGGTTGAACGAAACAATTTTCTCAATTCCTAAGGTAATCCAATTCAGcgcaaatatatataaaaaaaaaacactctgagGTCCTGACAAATGAAAATTGTAGTAACCACCGAATAATCAATATAAAAGTATGACAAATTGTTGTGACACACATGAAACATCATGAATGAACTGTTTGTAGTCCATCACATCAATTGGCCGTGGTCTGAAACAACACCTTTGTCACCCATTGCGCCCCACATTAAAATAGATCAGATTTGAATATTTATCTGCATTACTAGAACAACAGATGTTCTAGATTAATTATAATACGAGTGTTATTCTCTGCATCATAACTATTACTTATATCCCCACAAGTTAATTTATATCCCAATTACTTGCAACCATCCAAGGTAAAAGGTACATCGCAGTTCTGCTATATAAACCCTCATACTCACCGGCAAATGTCAACGCTGATAAAGTTAGCACCAGGACCACCACGGCATTTCTCATCGTACAAGTTGggtttttcatctttttttctctatttcctttttttgtccCCCTTCTTCACAGCAAGTTTTCCCTGTGTGAATATCCCAGAAATCCAGCCAAGCTCTTGAGACCGTTAACTTGGGCTGGCCCCTCTTTAAATGAGCCTGAGTCTCTTAATTACCCTAACCATGCCTCTAGACTCTGACATCACCAACTCCCTGAGGTCCTTTATGGTGATGGACACCTCCCTAATTACTTCAGAAATACTTAAGAACTGAGATGGATACTTCCCTAATAACATCTGTAATATTAGCTAGATTTTGATCATTTAAATTAACATTGTGTGTTTCTTATTAAGAGCAAGCAAAAGTGTTTTACCAACTTCAGCAAATCAGTCACAAAGTAGAATTTGGATTAGATGTTTTTATAAGCCATGCCAAAGAATTACAGACCAATAACAAATGACAACAAATGATCCTGTCTCAGTAAAGACATGCGGTCCTGTTCATTATACACAGGAATGCCATGTTCTCAAACCTGTAATTGACTATGGCATTTGCTCAGAGAATGGTTCAGGAATGGcacacataaaatatatatataatgtataaaaGGAATGATTGTTGGGAGTAAGGTATGTGAAAGCTGAGCATCCACGTCATGCCAGTAGGGTGAGCATAGTCTTGACTTCCTGTGAAAGGCCCCGGAGCTTGTGCGCAAGGCATCACAAgacaagagagtgagggagaacaTCAATGCTGTTCTTTTATTCATCTCTGCTGCCTGTCTCTTTAGCCTGGCATCTTATACTACTATTCCCTTCCACACTAACTGTATTTTTTGAACCCTCTTCCCCCTTAGGGCCTAACCATGTCTCTCGGTGCGTTAATAGTTGTCTACCCATTGGCAACCTCATGTGATTGTTCTCTCAGCATGTGAGCTCATTTGCCTGTCTTGTGAATACTGAGACTGGAGTTTCAAACCGGCTCTTGAAAGAACTCTGTCTGTTACTGTGTATATTTCACAACTTTACATCAAAAATAAGGGTGTAACACACCTACCTTTATTTCATCAACAAATAAGTGGCAGTATGGATGACTGGCGTGATGATGTCAACGATATGGGAGGTGTTCATCATAAAGATCTGGGGATAAAAATGTCCAGTCATGGTGTTCTGGTGTCTTAGCCTTTGATTATTCTTACTTAACACATTATTTACCGACCAGCTTTCAGAGGTGTATAGTATGAGGGAAGACGAGATAAATGTATTTATGATACTCATGTTATTTAAGAAAAACTCCAGTTAGAATCTGAAACAAAGCATGATATCTTCTTCATCCTTTCAGATGAGCCAGGTATTTGTTGTTTTAGACAGAAAGCTCAAAATGTCCTTGACCCATGCAGAATGCTCGATGCATGGTTTGATGTTCTGCGATCTGAATCTAATCCAGGAGCGGGCCTCCATGGAAACATCCcctgagggaaagaaagatggatTGTGTCTCCATTGTGAACATGCTGAGATCACAGCAATAAACCTGTGTGGTCAGAAGCAAGTGGGGGCCCCAACCATTAATTTGTCATTTGTGAGCATGCTGAGATCACAGTAATAAAGCCTTGTGGTCAGAAGCAAATGGGGGCCCAACCATTCATTTGTCTTGTGTCGGGTGAAGAGGTTTGTAAAACTGGCCTGCATGTGATATCTCATGTGCTTATGACAGTGTTCCCCAACCCGCCGTATAAATCTCTATAAAGCACCTGACTAACTACACTGCACTGGAGGCAATACTACACCATTACAATTGTACTATAGGGCACTCAAAGTATTAAGCCGTGTCTGTGAAATTCACTTATATGTTATAAATATACAGCATATATGTTTTGGAAAaatagcacagcacagtaccCATGTCATATTATGTccatattatatttatttatttatcaagcTTATAAAACAGTTGTATTATGTCATTATTTTGATTCAAATGAAAAagtaattatgtttttattcaaCATATGTACGTTGAACAAGTGTTGTAGCTGCCTATGCTGATTGCTTGTTTAGGATCACGTTCACTAATACTGTTCACCTAAAAACAAAGGTTTCCAAAGACCGATTTGCAGAGGGGAATGGCATTCTGAACACACAGAAATCCAAAGAATGTAACTAATCAGGATCAACAGGAATTACTCTTGTGACTCTCACTGGCAATGTTAAATTTGGCCTGCATGAATGATCGGACGCCATTCATCCCTAATTAATCCATCAAAGTTGTCTTTACTCCTGAAGATGTTATCGGCAAGTTATATATTATTAACTTTCCACCAAAAAACTATCAACTCGATCCTGAAATTCCATTATGACTATACATAGGAAACATCTCCCTAATATAGGTACGGGTTTTCCTGTGGATTTAATTCCTGTAGATTTAATAATGACAAGAGGACTTAGACTATACACTGGTGAAGTAATTTATCTGATTATGATTATGGGAACATGAGCTTCTTTTTCAAGAATCACGTGACATCTACATTTTGGTTTGGTATGGCCACAAAActggttatggtagtgcaaaaaaggcaatttggtaatggcagcaaaaaacatcctgtaagatgtatttgttacattagcagtgCAAGTAGAACAGTAAGTGGTTGTGGTAAAcgtaagtgataaaagtgcaagagacagttttgttgcagagtcctgagtgattttagggggggggggggatttcagcctcctgtcagactgacggatatggctgggaggagagaatttagcttcctgacagcttaaGATACATTAAGATAGCAGCTGTTCTGTATAGCTAtatttgttgttctgttttgatATGATTTGTGACTATATTCATACGTTCTTTCTCATACATAATTTTACACTGTCTATTTAAACCCATGATTCATTTTTTACTAGTAGATACTATAGCCTAATCACCTTTCTGAGAGTGAATAAGTCATAGGGATTTGGCAATTGTTTGACACTTGTTTCATACATCCATGGTAATTATCTTTCTCAGAAACTGGAGAAACCGTCCGAAGAGGAAATTATCTCAGCACgggatttgaatttgaatttgaaggCGGGCAGTCTGGCGCCTACACTCACAGGTTTGGGAAACTAAATCTTGGGTGTCTGAATGACTGACTTCTTGGCGTTTCTGTCGTGTTGTGGCGGGACGGAacgggggaggggtgggagttCTCACACTGCCGTCCAATAAGACAACAAAGCTTCACTTTGAGGGCGGGTGGGGCTAAGGTTTTATTTAAGGGGCGTGGTTAGTGAAACGCGGGAATTGGCGGGTTCAGACTTTTGTGTAGAGGAGCATAGCCTAGGAAGAGTGAATACATTAGCCATCTGTCTAGTTTTCGTTTGTTGTGGCGTAACGTTAGTCCTCATGTGTTCCCGCTCCGGCTCGCTTCTGGCGGGACATTGTGCTGGTAGTATAGAACAAACACGGGAGACTCTGGCATAATTTAGTTTCAACTGCTGTTGCAGTTAGCTTTAGCCTGGCAAGTTTTGCGTTGCTGATCAAACAGCGGGCGGAAGGGTGCTGGCCCGGAAAATAGCAGTCTAATTTAAGTGTGACATGGAATCGTTTCAGAAAGTCGAAAAAATTGGAGAGGGCACGTACGGTGTGGTGTACAAGgcaaaaaacaaaatcacaggaGAGACTGTTGCCCTCAAGAAAATCAGACTAGACACGTAAGTGATGGAGTCCCGTCAAGAGATTGTTACGGTTGATGATACCTGTTGGTTGACTAAGTTGCTGCTAACTAGCAAAGTGCTCAAACAACAACAGATGTTTATGTAGCTGCCCTCGCTGGCTAGCATTTAGTCGGATTAGGCACAAAGCTAGAAGCTAGCCAGTTAGCCAACTGTCAAGTGACCTGCTCCGTTGACCTACATGTTCACCAGGGCATCTACTTTCGATTTCTTCACCCACGTGCATTCCTTTTCCGAACAGACACCTAAacattagtcttttttttttatagcgcCACTGAGATGACCGTTAGGCAACCAACGTTGTATGGGTAGCACAGGCTCTATTAGCGTGCAAGCCTACGTGTCCAGGCTAGCTATTAAGTTAGCTGCTTGGGCTGGATGAAAAGCAGCAAACATCCTTTTGTCCTCTGCAGACGTCGTGCTGGCATTACAGATTTTATTTCAATTAGATTGTATTTGATTATTAGCGTGACATGATGTAGATCAAAACCTCAATTAACTTTACTGGTACCGTTATATTAGATAGGCACTGCCTGATCGTATTGACGTTGGTGTGAAGAGGAAACTGTTGTCCAGTCCTGTGGTTGTACTGGAAATAAAATGCTGATAAGTGCTGACGTTTTGTCCGATGTTACAGAGAAACTGAGGGAGTTCCCAGCACAGCCATCCGTGAGATATCCCTCCTAAAAGAACTGAACCACACAAACATTGTCAAGTATGTACTCGTTATGGTTTTTGACTTTGATTAGATTTTGATCACTGATCCCTATGATGTGTAAAATCCCACAGTTGTTCTGTTATAATTATCACATTTGATTACTTGACATTTATCTATAACTCAAACTTGATGTATTTTCCTTCTCTGGCATGGATTTAAAGTTGACCTAGTTTTACCCATTGATCTTTTTTTACCCAGGCTGCGAGATGTCAttcacacagaaaataaactctACCTGGTTTTTGAGTTCCTTCACCAGGACCTCAAGAAGTTCATGGATTCATCCTCAGTTACGGgaatatctctccctcttgtcaAGGTGCATGCACTTGAAGAATGTACCCTAGACCAGTGGCTTCCAATCTAGATTTTGGAATGCTTCCACAATATtttgtttccattttttttcgCCCTCCTCTACCTCCGTAATTGTTTGAATACACTTGATCAACAAAATatctttatttttctatgttcttttatctgctcatttatTAAGCACTTTGAATCACCAATATGTATAAATTGTGCTAGATAAATTAACTTGCCCTCCCTTACTACAAATCACTGACTTCACTGAACTGTTATGCCGTTAAATCTGAGTGAACACATTGTCAGAGCTTTCAGTTGGCAGAGCTGCTTTCATTTTAAGTTGACCCATACAGTCAAATAGGAAAGATTTAGTTTAGATGATGCCCACAACAGtaagatgtttgtttgtttttgtcaccTTTCTCGCACAACTGTTAAATTTTCCTGTCCAGGTGTCAGTACTTTACGAAACTGACCACTTGGCATCAGGTCAGCATGCTTTATTTTAGCTACTCAGTGGCATCCTCTTGGGGACCACTTGCCTATCAGTGGGGACCACTTGCACCTTTGCATGGATTCCTTTCACAGTTCTGGATGAGGCAGGGCAACAAATTGATGTTCTCTTTACATCAGTGATTTCTGactctttatgtctgtctgtctgtcatttatTTGCAGAGCTACTTGTTCCAGCTTCTTCAGGGTCTGGCATTCTGCCACTCCCATCGCGTGCTCCACAGAGACCTGAAACCTCAAAACCTGCTCATCAACGCCCAGGGAGAGATCAAACTGGCTGACTTCGGGCTGGCGAGGGCTTTTGGTGTGCCTGTCCGTACCTACACACATGAGGTGAGGTCATATACATGATGGCACCAAAACGACTATAATGCACCCTTAAAGATTACACTCATAACACATAACACTACCTAATTTGGCCAGGTCCACTTGAAATGGCTCGAAATGTCACTGCACTTTTCTAAAGATGCATAAGAAACATGACGTCTTTCCAGTCTTGAGCATAATGCTTGGGAATAATGGTATTGCATTAAACTGTTCCCATGTTGGAGCAGTTCCAAAGGTTTTTAAGTTATTTTCAAGTTATTTTCTTGAATAAATCTGTAGTGCGGGTAATTGGGTCAGTGGGGAAATTATGCTGGCAAAACATGCATCCTGTGCCA encodes the following:
- the cdk2 gene encoding cyclin-dependent kinase 2; its protein translation is MESFQKVEKIGEGTYGVVYKAKNKITGETVALKKIRLDTETEGVPSTAIREISLLKELNHTNIVKLRDVIHTENKLYLVFEFLHQDLKKFMDSSSVTGISLPLVKSYLFQLLQGLAFCHSHRVLHRDLKPQNLLINAQGEIKLADFGLARAFGVPVRTYTHEVVTLWYRAPEILLGCKYYSTAVDIWSLGCIFAEMITRRALFPGDSEIDQLFRIFRTLGTPDENVWPGVTSMPDYKPSFPKWARQDLSKVVPPLDEDGRDLLGQMLIYDPNKRVSAKNALLHRFFRDVSKPIPPLRM